A genome region from Gopherus flavomarginatus isolate rGopFla2 chromosome 9, rGopFla2.mat.asm, whole genome shotgun sequence includes the following:
- the LOC127058411 gene encoding uncharacterized protein LOC127058411, with product MDMYASPERPILASCLGSLPEDTIREILEDAAKIDTSLLAPWQKINALNTFLIPRIAFVLRGSAVAKVPLNKADNTIRQLVKQWLSLPQRASNELIYIAHRHGGANVPSMGDLCDITVVTHAFRLLTCPDATVKNVAVAALCTVIEKRIGRPPSGPDVATFLSGSLDCKFARDRGDIASLWSRTRNAMRWLGKRLGCRWVWSEERQELGVLVPRIEMEGNTIVSSRARGLLEKSLKAAVHGSTWTP from the exons ATGGACATGTATGCAAGCCCTGAG AGACCTATTTTAGCATCATGTCTTGGAAGCCTCCCTGAGGACACCATCCGGGAGATCCTAGAGGACGCTGCCAAGATTGACACATCCCTGCTGGCGCCGTGGCAGAAGATTAACGCCCTCAACACTTTCCTAATCCCCCGCATCGCCTTCGTCTTGAGAGGTTCCGCCGTGGCAAAGGTGCCCctcaacaaggcagacaacaccATCCGGCAGCTGGTTAAGCagtggctgtccctgccccagagagccagcaatgAGCTCATATACATTGCCCACAGGCACGGTGGTGCCAACGTCCCCAGCATGGGTGACCTCTGCGACATCACGGTCGTCACGCACGCCTTCCGCCTCCTGACGTGCCCGGACGCCACGGTAAAGAATGTCGCAGTGGCCGCCCTATGCACTGTCATCGAGAAGCGAATTGGCAGGCCTCCCTCCGGCCCAGATGTAGCCACTTTCCTGAGCGGCTCCCTGGACTGCAAATTCGCCCGGGACAGGGGCGACATCGCCTCGCTGTGGTCCCGCACCCGCAACGCCATGCGCTGGCTGGGAAAACGACTGGGCTGCCGCTGGGTATGGAGCGAGGAACgacaggagctgggagtcctggtgccgCGGATCGAGATGGAGGGCAACACCATCGTCAGCTCCAGAGCCAGAGGCCTGCTGGAGAAGTCACTGAAGGCCGCTGTCCATGGCTCTACGTGGACGCCTTGA